GGCAACTTCCGCAGTCAGTTTCCTGACCTGCCCCTGGTATTCCGCAACAGCCTGCTGGTATGCCGTTTTCGCCTGTTTCCGCAGTTCGCCGTTTTCCTGCATTAACCGCTGATTTTCCGCTTCCAAAGCTGACAGGCGCTGCCGCAGTTCGGCATTCTGCTGTTCCAGGCCCTCCAATTCAACAAACATGGTTTCCCGGTTGTTGGCGAAATACTGCTCCTTCACCTGCCGGTATGCCTTGAGCAGGTTTTTGATATACAGCCCGCTGACCAGGAACTTTGCAGCTTCGTTCTTGTTCAGGTTAAAGTGACTGGCAAAGTAGGCGGCCAGGATTTCGCTGACATCGCGTTCATTAACCGGGACTTCCTCCACTATGGAGGTATTCAGATTTTCTATGTCAAACAGAAAGGCAATGGCCTCGTTCAGTTTGACCAGGTCTCCGTTGTTGCTGTCGCGGTGTTTGGCAATGGCATAGAAATTTGCCTTCATGTCTTTGACGCGGTATATGTCGGCCTTTAAAGTTTCCACCTTAACCCGGTGCCCCGGTTCCAAGGTGTTCAGGCTGAGTTTTTTCCATCCTTCGGCGTGCCGGAGCCGGTCATACAGCGTCTGGCAGAACTGGTTATACGCTTCGTTGCTGATTATTTCTTTCCCCAGCAGCCGGGCTGTGACAATGGCCATAACGATGGTATAGCAGATTTCATCATCTGTGAGCCTGTCAATATCATCTTTGACCAGTGTCTCCAGAAGGACATCAATATCCACCGCTGCAGACCTGCTGACCGTATTGAACACCTTTTTCCAGCCTTTTTTGATCAGCGGGATTATATCCGTCCTGTCGCAGGATATTAGCCCCAGCACCTTTTTTGCGTATTCGTCCCGGAGAAGGCTGTTATTGGCAAGCAGTGGGTGGTTGTACCACCTGCTTTCCTTAGCCAGCCGGTAATACCGGTATTTCGATTTTTTATACAGCCGGTCGATGTCTTTATGCAGTTCCGGCTTCATTGCCAGGGCATTGGCAATAAAGACACTGATGTCAATTTGCACGGGCTCGTCCATAAAATCCTCCACTTGGTTAACTTTTCCTCTATAATAGTCTCAGTATCAAAACCCCTGAGCCGGGTATCGCAACTCATAGACTTGGCAAACAGGTGGGAATGGCGTTCTCGCGTCTCAGTTTTAAAACCCCCTGAGCCGGGCATTGCAACTATGGTTATACTGCAGGTCTCAGTATTAAAGCCCCTGAGCCGGGCATAGCAACTGAGTATAATACTCCCCGGGCCGTCGGAGTTTATGAAGGTCTCAGTATTAAAGCCCCTGAGCCGGGCATAGCAACCGAACCGCAAACCCAGCAATATCAGCAGTTTGGATTTCGGTCGGCAGTTGTTTTTCCCGCAAATCGTTTTTCTGATCAGGAAGCAGGGGTATTTGCGAAAGTCCTGCCAAATTTCCTACATGCGTTTTCTATTGCCAGATACAGCGTGCTGACTGCGGCAATAGTACGTATTCTATCCTCCGGTTTTGATGTTTGCGGACCAAACTCGGGGTCCGGCTTTTCAGCAGCCTTCCGCAGGTCTGGTTTTGATACAACTACTTCTGCATACTTCTTCGCAATTCCTGCCGAGAAGATGCGGTATATTTCGCGCCTATGGCGTATCAACTGGTCGCGCAGATTGACTTCCCACAGCCACAAGTGCTGTTCGCGCATGTACCAGTATCCGACAGCTTCAAACATTTCCTCATCGCCGTCAAACCGGTTTTCACGCCATTTCCGGTATACACTGACCAGCCTGGCCTGCGACCGCCACTTGTCAATCGTTGCCAATTCTTCCTTGAGCCAGTCCGGGAACATGTCAAGGAATTTTGAAATTGTTTCTTTGATCTCATTAAAGTGCTTGTCCCGGATAGACCGCAGGTCGTCCAGTTTATAGAACTGGCTCACAACGCGGTTGGGCAGTATGAGCTCCCCCTTCTGGCCTGAATCATCGTGCCAAGTTGCGGCAACAATGCCATTTTCGTTTCGCTGCCAGGTGCAGTTTACGAATATTCTGCCGCTGGCCGCAGGTATTACCGGGGCAGACGGTGTTTCAAGCGCAACTGTGACAACCAGTTTGTATCTGTATGTATTACCCAGTTTTTCCCGGACTATTGAAGCTGATCTGATAGTTCCATCAGGCGGCAGCGGACGGTGCATGACCATCGGCAGTTCCAGCCACACCGGATTCCGGCCATCGGACGCAACGCGAATACGCACCTTTGTCCGGGACAGTCTCCGGCGTTCCGAGCGCTTCGGATGATACCACGCTTCCTCAGATACCGGGTCAATCTGCAGCCTGGTATCAGAACCAAACACCTGTTCCACCGGCAGGCCCTTTTGCCAGCGCACTGTTACCTTCCCGCTGCCGTCAAAGCGGTGGAACCGCAGGTCCCGGCCCTGGCGCGCCGCTTTCTGGCGCGCAACCTGATAACTGGCAACCACTTCGTCATAATTGCACCAATACAGGCCGGATTCAGCCTGGGCCTGCTTTATTTGCTTGACTCGTTCCGCATCTAACTCTTTCAACTTGTCACGGTTGGCTTCCAGCATTTCTTTTCTGGCAGCCCTGGCCTCCTGCCTGGCCTGTCTGATTCGCTCCCGCAGGTCCTTTGCCCTCTCCCGCAGGTCGGAAATATTGACTCTTACCGACCGCTTCTGTTGCCGGCGCTGTTTGATTTCCTCCCGAACGGCTTCCAGTTCCGCCTCGAGTTCCGGGACCGGGTTATCGGGCGGAGTAAGCAGGTCGTTAACAGCCTGGCGGTATTCTCTTTCTATCTCCACCAGCCGGTTCCAAAACTGATTGCGCCGGTGAAGCTGGTCCAGCATTTCCTTTTCGCCTGCCGTTGGTGTTAAGCAGCCGTATTCGTACACCCGGCAGGGTTTTGACTCGTGCCCGAACACAGATTTCGCCTCCCTTTGCGTGTGTTTGCGCTGAATTTAACTTTCCCGCCGGGAAGTCCCCACCCGTGAGGGTGGGGATGAGAGGCGGGTATTGCTTATTTTCAGCTCTTCCGATAGAATAAAGGTATGAAGTACCAATTAGATAAGGGATGTCATTCTGTATACTCTCTTCGGTCCCACTATGTGTGCTGTGTAAAGTACCGGAAAAAGGTACTGACCAAAGAGATTTCCTCGCGCCTGAAAGAAATAAACTTCAGCGTTGCAGAAAAATTCGGAGTACAGATCATCGAGCAGGAGACCGATCTGGACCACATTCACATCCTTTTTGCTTCCAGACCCCAGGTACAGCTCTCAAAGTTTGTGAATTCCCTCAAGTCGGTCTCTGCACGCCTGCTCTTCAGAGAATTCCCTGGACTGAAGAAGGAGTTGTGGGGCGGCCATTTCTGGTCGCCGAGCTATTTTCTTGCCACCGTGGGGGAGGTGAAGCTGGAAGATGTCAAAAGGTACGTCCAGTCCCAAGGCAATGCGTAATTACAGGTTTCGCATCTACCCTAGCAGAGAACAGGAACAAAAACTTCTTGACTGGATTGAGACCTGCCGCAAGATTTTCAACACAGCAATTGCTCAAAGGAAAGAATCATGGGAAAAAGAGAAGCGTTCTCTTTCCCGTAGAGAACAGCAGGTATGGCTGAAAGAGGCCAAGAAAGAAAACGAATATTTCCGACAGGTTCATTCACAGGTTGCCCAGGAGGTTCTTTTCAGGGTAGAGAGAGCTTTTGCCGCTTTCTTCCGTAGGGTCAAAAACGGAGAAACGCCGGGGTATCCCCGCTTCAAGGGCAGAGGGCGATATAAGTCGCTTACCTTCACCCAGTTTGGAGAAGGCAAAGGAGCTTCTTTTCAGGACGGCAAACTGAAACTGTCAAAAATCGGCCTGGTGAAGATAAAGCTGCACCGGCAGATACCCAGCACCGTCAAGACCGTGATCATCAAGCGGGATGCTGTTGGCAGGTGGTGGGCCGTTTTTGCCGTGGAAATAGAACTTTCCCAACAGCAAACACATGCCGGCCCTGCTATAGGTTTGGATGCTGGGCTGGAGAAATTTGCAGCCCTTTCAGACGACAGCGTTATCGAAAACCCCAGACACCTGAGAAAGACAGAAGAACGGCTCAAGCGAGCCCAGCGGGAACTCTCCCGCAAGGAGAAGGGTTCCCGCAACAGGGAGAGGGCCCGGCGGAAGCTGGCGAAGCTCCACGCCAAAGTCCGCAGCCAGCGGATGGACTTCCTGCACAAGCAGTCCCGTAAATTAGTAAACACCTACAGTCTGATTGCTGTAGAGGAGCTGAACATAAAGGGCATGGTAAAGAACCATCACCTGGCAAAAAGCATTTCTGATGCCGGCTGGGGTGAGTTCATTTCCATGCTTGAGTACAAAGCGGGAGAAGCTGGTACCAAGCTTGTCAAAGTGAACCCCTCCGGCACATCGCAGGAATGCAGCAGGTGTGGGATGACCGTACCTAAAGAATTATCGGAACGGGTACACTGCTGCCCTTACTGCGGCCTCACGCTTGACCGGGACGTGAACGCTGCCCGGAATATTCTGAAGAGAGCGTTGGCTTTGGAAGCGGCCTAAAGGCTTCCCTACCGTGGGGACCACGGAAAGTTACGCCTGTGGAGCTGGTCCGTTAGGGCCACTGTGAAGCAGGAAGCCCCTTCCGTAAGGAAGGGGTAGTTCACGATAGCTACAGGCCAAACACCTGCTTAACCGCCTCCCGGATTTCTATGTCCCGGTACGGTCCGGCCCAGAAACGCTCGGCAGCGTCGATGACGGCCATGCTCTGCAGTTCGTTCAGGTTCTGCAGTTTCTCCACCAACGCAACATCATCCACATTCCATTTCTTGTCCAGCCCGTCCAGCCTGCAGGCGTCACCGATACCGGCCCACAGCAGGCAGGCGGTATCCGCACTGTACAGGCTCTCGTTCAGCGCATCCACGATAAGGCAGGCCTCGTCAACAGTCAGCCCGGCCTGTTTCAGCGCCCGGCGGTACAGGGTCTGACATCCTCCCACCCCTTTAGGGGTGGGGTTCCTTAATAGGAACCAAGAGGTTTTTTACTTCGCGGATGCTCAGGCGGTTTGCCTGAACGTCCCCTGTTCACGGCCTTGTGGTGTGGTTTTTCTCCACACGAACAGGTTGACCGCAGGGCGTGCCAGACCGCCCACTACTCCTGAAGCAGGCTGTCCTGCTTCTTGGAGATACCTTTGCAGAATGTTGTACGCTCCCACCATGTCGGCGTTAAACAGGCAGCCGCAGTGTCTGAACAGGCCGCGCATGACCCGCGCCGACTTAGCCCGCCTGCGGCAGATAGGGCAGGTGATGCTTGTGTCTTTTTCCGATACAT
The sequence above is drawn from the Thermincola ferriacetica genome and encodes:
- the tnpA gene encoding IS200/IS605 family transposase — encoded protein: MKYQLDKGCHSVYSLRSHYVCCVKYRKKVLTKEISSRLKEINFSVAEKFGVQIIEQETDLDHIHILFASRPQVQLSKFVNSLKSVSARLLFREFPGLKKELWGGHFWSPSYFLATVGEVKLEDVKRYVQSQGNA
- a CDS encoding RNA-guided endonuclease InsQ/TnpB family protein → MSKGTSSPKAMRNYRFRIYPSREQEQKLLDWIETCRKIFNTAIAQRKESWEKEKRSLSRREQQVWLKEAKKENEYFRQVHSQVAQEVLFRVERAFAAFFRRVKNGETPGYPRFKGRGRYKSLTFTQFGEGKGASFQDGKLKLSKIGLVKIKLHRQIPSTVKTVIIKRDAVGRWWAVFAVEIELSQQQTHAGPAIGLDAGLEKFAALSDDSVIENPRHLRKTEERLKRAQRELSRKEKGSRNRERARRKLAKLHAKVRSQRMDFLHKQSRKLVNTYSLIAVEELNIKGMVKNHHLAKSISDAGWGEFISMLEYKAGEAGTKLVKVNPSGTSQECSRCGMTVPKELSERVHCCPYCGLTLDRDVNAARNILKRALALEAA